TCATTAAaagtaagaataaataaatataaaattactTTGTTAACGTTTATCAAATCAGTGACTGACGACCTGCTGATCACTCATCGATGAACCCATCAGGTCTGAGTACTGACCCTGATGAGAAGTTTCACACGACTAAGAGTCTCAACTTTCTAATTTAAATCTGAGTTCCCTCTGAAAGCTTCCTTTAAACCTGACTTTAAACtaaatttacaactttaaaatgtctgtttaaGACTCTTTAATGAAAAGCTGAAAAGTCCTACACTTTAACATAATGCTTAAACTGAAAATAACTAAAAAACAACTCTTAGGATTTAATCTGACTCTCTTCCAATCCCTAATTGTAATTCCACGCTTCAAAACATCTCATTACCTTTAACCTTAATGTAAAGTTTTATATTGAAAGCCATTTAACTCCCAAACTGTGGCATACACTTAATAAACTTAGTCCTGCTTAATGTCTTCAAATATGTTAGCTCCCAGCTCTCTGAAACTTTCTTGATTTATAGAGAGGTCCctgaaatgttcatttgaaACATCTTATTCTGTTAGTGATAATCTAACTTTATTTTGTACAGGATCAAATGAAAGCTTCcttaaaataatatttcacaTCTTTTAAGTCCCTCCTGGTATTTCTAAATCCAAACcttaaaacattttaactttatCTGAGACCTGAGAAGCGAGAGAGACCCTGCATGGTTATTTTTGTACGTGCTGTGttcatatttcagtgtttctggaGTTGCTGGAACTTAATTTCCTCACTTAAAACTTCCTCCACATGCAGCGGAAACTGTCTTACGTTTACATTTCAGGGAAAGATCCttgaatcaaaatgttacatCTTTAAATTGGCTTACACTACACAAACCCTGcagatgttttcatatttacaATGGCCTGAAACTTTAACTCTGTACCTCAAAGTATTCTCAGGTACACTTTtaagctttttttaaaagagttttCGAGTTTTAAGACATTAACTTGCAGCTTCATTTAAGAAATCTTACATATATTAAATCTTTTCTCAGATTATTTGAGTCTCTTTGTTCTTGAAGTGTTTCTCTTGAATCTAAATTAATCTTTTAAAGAGTTTCATGTGACTCAGAAGACTCTGATTCCAACTTTCTGTTGGAATCAATGAAGATAGAGTGACGATCCTCAGATCATTGATGAGGACACTCTCAGTGCCACCATGTGATCATCAGTTCACAGATCAAAGGATTAATACTGAAGTACCACTGATTGAGCTGATCAGAGGTCATGTGATCAGTTTATAGCTAATCATCACTTGTGATTGGCTGCTAATGAGTCTAATCACTCATTACAAAATCTCTAATGTCTCTGAGCAGGTTTCACTTTAACTTAATGAGCCAAGTACCCAAACTGAAAGGAGTCATGTAACTAAACCGTTTCACTCTGAGAGTTACAAACTCAAAATGAAAGATTGAAGATTCAACTCTAAActttaatttcttcttcttaaactGCAGACTCTGTAAACATTCACTCAACATTgtcttgaaaataaatgtgtgacCTGTAAACAGCATAGACCTTAATCAAATGCAGATTATTTTAGGAGACATCTGGAAAAAGGAATAAGGTTCGGAAAATCTAATATTGCATTTTTTAGAACCACTAAAGCAATTTAGATTGACACATATAATGGAATAATATAAACTTTATGTTAAAGCTTGAACTGTGCACTGTGATCCTCCTGTATGATCTGAGACAgagcagcagggggcagcagagcaCGAGAGCTGTAGATCTGCAGAAAACCTAACTTTTGTCtttgctgcttgttttattCAATTAATAAAATGTCAACACTGTTATCTTTTTATTATGATATATCTATTGTATCAAACtggaatattattttatttttacttcatcAACATGAGgatgacaaataaaggcagaCTGCACAGATCCTCATCTTCACTATCATCTGTCAGAGTCAAATAAAAGCTCCGAAAAGCACTGAGGAGACTTAAAACCCTCTGGAATCTCTAAATGAAACTTCAAAGCTTCCTTAAGTATTTCCAAAAATCTCCAGAAATCCCCAAATAATTTCACTCATGTCTCAGTTCAAAACTTTGGATTCCAAAATCTTTCACCTGAAACCTTAGATTATAATTTAACAACCTCATGTCCTTAAGCATCATgtctgaagaaaaaagaaaaatgcactaTGGATATTGAAGGTATAAAACTGATGAATTAAAACAACTATGAAAAGAATGAGTTTAAAATTCCGTTTTGCCTTTTTTATCagttgaataataataacacataaGAGAAGGATAAGATATTTCTAAATCAATGACCTCAGGGGATAAGATTACTCTAAACCCTCATTGTGTGAGTGGGCTCCGAGTTTTCAGAGCTGATGAAGATGTGATGACATCATGTTAAACCACTCTGTTAATGAGTCCTCAGTatgatttgaatattaaagaagAAAGTGAAACCTGAGGGATTATATCTGGATTATTTCAGGATATTGTCTGAAAGCCCCAGACAGTCTTTCAGGAGCCTTAACACCTCTAAGGCCTGCTAACAACCCATGAAACTCCCCCAGTCCAACCCACCCCCCAAACTTCTTCATctctccactaaaacctccataACGAACCCTGAAACCTCCCCGAGACCTTCAGGGACTCCCCCCTCTGAGTCTGCACGGGACCCTGTTCCGGGAACTGGTATCGAGTCCCGGCGTGTTCTGACATGTTCTGcttgtttcactgctgcagtgTGGCTACGGGGCCGCTGAGGGGCGTCTGAGACCTGGTTTCACCCTGCAGACAGTGCAGACCAGTCCTGCAGAACCTGATTTTAGAGGGGTCAGACCAGACACCGGTGTGTGACATGAAACCTGCATTTGCATCACGCTACAGCAGAATGACTGCATGAATGTTCAGACACTtccaataaaacataaaaatcctGTTATGTGTTCTGCGGCTGCGCCAGGCTTCAGCCGGTACACAGCCCCGGTCCTGTGACTCGGGATATTTTTAGTCCGGTTGTCCTGGTGCAGACCCAGCAGGCTGCAGCTGAAGCTTCCAGAACAGAAGGTGATCTGCAGCAGAACCTCAGACTGTCTGCAGGAATAAACCCAACCTCATCTGAACCACTAACCAAACCGTCATCTGAATCTCTCGTGATTTCACCTCGTGTTAATCAAAACGCACATttccatcttttatttttaactctgctCTTGCACAACCTGCAGCCAGGCCTCCGATATACAATGCAGAAGCAGCTCTGTCCCTGAGCTCGTGCTCTGACACGGGGCTGATCACCTGCTCCAGCTTCCTTGAAGTGCTTGTGCAAGAACCATACTGCGTTTGAAAATATATGAATTCAGTGTATCGTGTGGggttatttgtgtgtttctgaagaGTCATGATGTGTATGCATTGCAGATAGGAGGCTGTCTTTCGTCCGGCTGGGATTCAGCTGAATCCTGCAGCTCTCCTGGACAGCAGGGTCAGATTCCGGGAGCTGGGAAAAAAGTCGCAGGGTGGAGGATCTGGAAATTCCTACACTCAGAGAGAAAGACTCCCGGTAAACAAACTGGGAGAGtatgaggaaagaaagaaggaggggggagagagcgGGGGATTCTCCGAAACCACCCACGTGGGATCACCAGCGTCTAGTGAGCGCTAAGCCAATGAGCGTAGAGTACGGGGGATCTTTTTACAGCCGCGGACCAATCAGAAAACGAGCGGCTGGGCGGGGTAACGCCCCCTGTGCGGAGCGGGTATAAAGCAGAGAGCGACTCTAGTCCGGGCAGCAGAGATCTTTCTTCTAACACACGCTCACATCACGGACCAATCTCACAGTTTGTGAACTCTCATTACGGACTCTGGAAGGATCTTTGTACCGATCTGGATTATCACTTGTTTGGACTTTAGTCCGGGATATTAACAGGACAGCAGCCTACTCGCGCTGTGGATATTTCTTCTTATCCTGGATTTTGTGGATTATTTTACTGACTTCAACATGACTCTGGAAGAGGTCGTCGGATCTAACAGTGCCGAGAAAAAGTAAGTTACTGATGTGTAATTGCGCACCGGCATGCAAATGCACGAGTGTCGGTTTACTTCCCAGACCAGGTTCTGGTGCAGATAGTGATACCTGATCACATTTTGAGACTTGTTGCTCATATTATTACATGTTTTCATGCAGTTAGTcgcaatttgtgtgtgtgtgctcagcgGGTTTCGGTCACGTTTCTAACCTACtctttccctgtgtgtgtttgtgcaggatgGAGACTGTGAGTCAGGCTCTGGAGGAGTTACTGGTAGCAACTCAGAAGCAGGATTGTCTCACTGTGGGAGTCTACGAGTCCGCAAAGCTCATGAATGTGTAAGTTTGATTTTCTTCAAATTCATATTCACCTCCTTTATTGAAAATGCATCCTCTGATTCATGTCATGTCAAGTTCCGATATTAACCTGGTCTCCCCCTCCTTTCCCCCTGCAGTGACCCAGACAGTGTTGTCCTGTGCGTCCTCGCCACtgatgaggaagatgaagatgacaTCGCGCTGCAGATTCACTTCACGCTGCTGCAAGCTTTCTGCTGCGACAACGATATCAACATCCTGCGGGTGTCTGGCATGAGGCGTCTCGCTCAGGTGCTCGAGGAAGACACCAAGGACAGCAACGGCAACGAGCCGAGAGACCTGCACTGCATCCTGGTCACTGTAAGTTCACTTTCTGCACCTTGTGTTAGCAAAAACATAATACgatgcaaaataaatataaaagtttcAAGTGTGACCTCAGTTACATGGAGTCTAACCGTCTCTTCCGCCTTGCTTTGCAGAACCCTCCCGTGCAGCCTTTGCAGAGCAGTGCCCTGCAGAGCATCAGCAGCTTCTGCGAGGAGAGCCGCTGCAGGAACCAGTGGGTTCCCTGCCTGGATCTGCAGGACCGCTGAGCCGAACCGGGCCGAACCAAACCGTGTCAGACCGCTGTGGAGCGGTGAGAAGGAGTGGAAACAGTCCAAACAGCCTGCCTCTACTGAAGAGGATTAACGGCGTTTGAGTTGAGAGATGGGCCGAACCGAGCCAAGCCGAGCCGGGCCTGCCCGTTAGCTGAATGGGGATTGAGTTAACCGGGGACGCGTGAGATGCTGGCAGGTGCCGGACGGGTTCTGAAACCGGACCAGAAGTCCCGCTTTAGGAGTATGCAGGAGGGCCCAGGCCCTGGAGCTGCAGAAAGGGAGAGAACTGTCTTCGTGACTGACCGGCAGCAGCTGGATGTCACgtgactgaactgaactgaactgactGATGTTAAAGTGAATTGAAGAGCAGCACGTGAAgttctggagcagctgaagcacAGGCTGCTACTCATGAACTGAGTTGAAGTTACAGGACGTGAGACGTCACGTTTAGTATTTCCTGTTATTGATGACGTAATGGATTACATAGTGTCGTGAAGCTGATAATTTAAAGGAGCAGAGTAATATATGAGTGAACCCACCTGTTATTTAATGTGATCAATAAATTATTGAACGAAGTTTTTGATTCCTGAGTGTTTCATCcaggtgtttttgtgtgtgcgtgtgtgtgggcgtgtgtgtgaCTCTTGCAGTCATTGTTGAGTAACAGGAGGTAAATCAAGAACTGTGATGAGTAATCATCGCTATTGATTGCCTGTAATGTCTTATTAAGAAATCTCATTGAAACCTGGGGGAAAATTATGATGTGATCAAAACCACTTATGTCGCCTACTTTTCTTCTTTCAGTCTAAGGTCAAtctttagaataaaaaaaaagaaaaacactgactaAGATACATGGTGTGTTCAGAGCACAATGGTGTCTGTTCTATGGAAACCAGCAGGTCATCGTAGCATTAAGGTTTAGTCTTACTGAAAATGAAGGGCTAAGATCAGACTGGTGtctaatgttaaaaaacaaatttcGCCTGAATGCATATTCTACTTGAAGATCAGTGCAGTTAACTCTGAGTACAGGATCACAAAAGGGTAAAAAAGTTTGTGAAATGATACCGGAAATTTCTGGATATGCAGAACAATTATTATTCACATTTAATACCTGCATACAAATGAAGCAAAAGACTATTTACTGATTTATGTGACCAGTTATCAGAGTGATAATGACCTACCCTAATCAGGAAACCTTCAATGTTGTGTGGACCTAAACCAAAATCTCTATCTTTGAATGTTCACAAAgtcttttttaaaagctttgtttTCCCCCTATGACCCTGAGGGTTACCTGTAAAGACCGTTACAGTCTCACTTGGTCTACTGCAGTGGAGACTTTGCTCACCACTCCAAAGACACAGACACTTCTGATACGCCCAGCCTATAGAACGCCTCAGCTGTTAGGTAGCAAGCTAACTATGATAGAAAGATTCATGTATGCAGGTCAGTGGACCACAGATCGACTGCCTCATAGTTGTGTTGTGCAtggtccctgtcaaataaactaaaatatagtaaaataatataaaacatttaaaaaggataCAGATTCATTCTTAGATTAAGTTTTGGGGCCTGCATCCTTAAACGCTGCCCTTGTGCTGAGAGTGTGTTTTCTGTATAAACCAGTGCAGCTCAGTGTTTGAGTGCTCAGCATCCTCAACACTCAAACATCCTCAGggtcagctgttttttgtcaCTGTGCTCTCAGCACTCTCAGATGAAAATAGTTTATCTTTAGGGTCACCGTGTGCTCTTCAATGTAACGTCTCAATCTGGGAGCTATCAAAATCAAGACTCCTGGAATCAGTTTGGTCAACAGTAACAATGGAGAACTGAACCACGTTCTTTTCAAgatgtagagctgctgctgatgctacGACATGATGTCTGTCAGTTGATTTTATGCTCTTTGTGAAATGCTTACTGAAAGCAAATATACAAAACAGACGTAAAGGTCACTATGATGGAAACAACTTTGGTAATCTAGCAACATAAGTGAGTAGAGTAGCGTTCTGACGTTGAGGTTGTGTCAGCTGTAAAGGGACACAGGCTCTTTTTCGACAGCAAGCTTACGTGCCACGTCATCATACCAAATCAATGCTTAGATTTCCACAACACAAATATTCTTAGTCAAATTATTCTGGATTGATATCGTCTGTTGTCAGGTGTTAACTGCCCTGCTGTATCAAGTAGTCAAGTGTTTACCTATATCTTAATAATTGAATACTTATGTAGTTTAAATCAACAGAAAACAGGGATGAAAAAATCCTCAAAAGACACTTTCAGACATCAACCATCTGTCTTTAGTTTCTGAGCTCACACTGGAGCACCACATGGATCTGTCTTCGGTCCTTCACTCTTTCTCGCCTACATGCTTCCTTGgtacaaaaacatcaaatcagcttctttttttgtgaTGAAGATGACTCGTGGATCTCTTTGAACTTGAATTATGGTGTGAAACTAGCCAAATAAAGGTCTGAGTAAATCTGGATAAGTCTGGATGCTCTAGTTTCAGCTCTGGGAGACCTAATCCAGTTTTTGTTCTCTGAACCTGTTTAAGGCATATAAGCTGTTGGGTATATCCTGTTGTTAGACTAAGAGTCTGTAACTATTTTTCTAAATCAGTGCAATCTTTTCAAACTAAAGTTGTTTTAAGGGCCCCAGAAAATCTGAACCCATCAAAACCAAGTTCAGGTAATCCGTTTCATTTATTAATCTGCTTCTTAATGTGACGGATGTTCCTATATTCATGCAGAGAACCAGCACTAGATGAGATCACCGCAGGAGGAAAATAGATGTTACATgaggagtgtgttggtggagatCTTCACACCCACTCTGTTTCCATGGCactgtctgcagtgtgtgtctgagtgtgtgttcacagcCATGAAGCAGGTTGTTCTGTGTTAATTATGTGAGGGTTGAACCTGCAGCTCTACAGCCGTCCTAGGTTAGGTTAGCAGCTTGTGCTTAGCTAGCATACCTGATAGTGTCTCAGGTGTTTCAGGAAataacatcttttatttttcggGGGCCTTAAAATAACCTAAGCCAGACTGTGTATTGCTTTAATGCTGTCTTTAATGCATAGTTTGTCTATTCAGCCTCTATGCCTGTTTAGCTCTGTTGTTACAGCTTGGTTAGTTTAGAGTTAGCTTCTGTGTTCATTTAGTCTTTGATGAACCTTCTGTGTCATTTTACAGTTCATGTTAGCTTGGTCCTGTTAGCTTTCTACTGGTAAAAAGTAGCTTCCATGCCCTTTTTTGCTACAGTGCTAACTGCTAGGTCTTGGAGAAAATTTTATATATCCATTTAGCTTAGTATTAGCTTTAAGGTCCCGtttgcttaaagctagggttgttagtcatggaaaactagcatgaatttgaatgtagcatttcctcaggactccgtctaacccctcccctcggagctcctccaaaacgacgcccccgctcacatgcacgagcactgctgattcacgaccatatgatcatgactgattcaaaaccggtcctcagtaTATTGTTTGTAATTTGAACTACGTTagctcatgtctcactcagcggtaagaaaacaccaaaacattatcatagtgaaagttaaaaatacaaacaaacatgagatgtacgcgcaggaggcgggcagaacggcgggacaggatttgattggttttcaTAATTAGGCTCCTGatagcagggattggttggtgtttacccaggtttactccggctgtagatagcggctcttttttaagaacacattatgtattgattgccattgggacataaagatcattttaaccattataacagaaagtgtatctaaatctgactaccaaccccagtttTAAGGTTAGCTGCTTGGGCCTGTAAGTTAAGAGTTAGCTTAGGCTCCACTGGGTTAGAGTTAGCTGTTAGATgctttttatatttgtgttagcttcataggcgtttctagcccattttggGGGGTGTTGAAGCATCTCTAAATTAattcccagcacccctaaaatttgagagatttttttttctttactgtatgtccttttttaacaagctagaacattttcaaaaccatacagtacttggttgaaacataatattttaataacaaaaatacagcagctccaccgcgttttacatgttgttcattgcatttcaaatgaaagtccaaaaaataactacaACATCATTTTTGGGTATTtgtggtactcactatagggggctggtttaccccagaaacatacatactgtttagctatattgaggagctgctgtatcaaaatgagttgtctttccccagaaattagggttaccgtatgtttcttttattattccaatgcatttctcttttgctgtcgctcagcatttaaataatcttgaTCAGACTTGAttgtttagtcacagactttcccaaaaagtgttatacttttccttcacaaatgtgggaatgaaattgcattaaaatgtacaaaacagttaAATTTATCTTGCCcagctcagcacccctaaacatccgatcctagaattgCCCCTGGTTAGCTTTCAGGTCctgtcagataaaaatatacctTCTTAGCCCTCTTGTGTTGCAGCTATCCTAGATTAGCTCATGGAACTTTTGGTCTAGATTTAATTCCTTTGTTCTTTAACATTAGTGTTAGCTTTGAAATCTTTCAGTTAGCTCCATACACTCTTATCATAGTATTAGCTTCAGTTAAGAGTTAGGATACCATCAGCCTACTGTTTGTTAAGAGTTAGCTTTGTGTTAGCTTGTCTGTTATCAGCTGGTGATTAAACTCAGAAGACCTCAGTCTCAGTGAGATGAAAGTGGTCTCTTTGTTCTGTGAACACGTCTAAAGTTCAGAGTCAACAAAGCTAACgacaaagataaaacatgactcATCTTCTGACTCAAGTTTGCCCTTTTAGCTTCACTTTGTGTGATTtcttgagaaacatttgtacagtGAAGATGAAATATCAAATGACTCAGATGAACTTGAAATACAGCACACCTGTGCTTATTCAGGCAGGTATGTGGAGGATATGCAGTTTGACTTTTACTTCCTCGAATCCAACCATGAAAGCAAACACGTTCAACCTGTCAGAGAAACATTGAATTCAAGTTTGATTTCTGAAACAAAAAGCTTAGCTTCTGAAGTTTGAAGCTTGGTGTCCTGAAGGGGATCATATTTCTGCAATCAGCTGTTTGCCCCATGTGAATTCAAAACAATGAGGCAGAGGAAAATGCTTCAGATGTTAACGTGTTTCTCAAATGTGAGAGGAGTCTGCAGGTCGGATCAGGTCCTCCAAGCTCAGCATGTTTCTGTCCTTTTGTCAGAGAATAATCAGACAGTCTTTGGTGCATCTGCAGTGAAAAGACAGGTGAAACTTGCCTGCACTGTGTGCagggtgtgtgtgcagggtgtgGTGTGTGGGCTCATTGACAGAAGAGGCAAAGGGAAACCAAGGGCAGATAGCAGGATTTCACTCACACACGATCTTAGGTCTTGAATAAATAACTGCAGGTATCCtggtataaataaaggttgaatagaAGAGATCATATTCTGTGTAGCATGGTTGGTGTGAATTAGTCTACACTGGTATCTGATCTTTCCTTACAGGTTTTGGACCATCTTCAGATGTGGACCAAAATCAGATAGAGGTTGGGTCTTTGGTGGTGTGGCCTCCGTCTGAACAGCAGGTCATAGTGGATGTGTCTGTGGGCCTTGACTCTGTCATTTTACAGCTTTATCTCACAGCTCGCAGGGCAACATGTTTCATCACAGCagagagtctctgtggttcCCTCTGAGTTTCCTTCGTGCCCCTGACCTTTGAAGTCTATTTTTCGctcctgtttttctttgaacGTTTTGGGCATTAAATGTTtctataaaaacacaacaccagGACACTGAGTTCTtccagctgtgtgtttgtgtgtaacctGCTGAGCTCTGCAGCCACCTCTGCTCAAACAGCCTCCAGCCTCTCACCGTGATGTCACATCCTGATGTCACATCCTGTTGTAATGGGGACTCCGCCGCTCTGCTGACGCCACAGGGCTGTTTGTTTTGGCAACCAGCCTCTCAGCCGAGGGCCAGCGAGGCAGACAGGGCCATGAATCACTGAACCCAGAACTACATAAGGGGTTTGAAGGAGAAATAATCTGCTGCCTGAGAAAAATATCAGACTCTGAATAAACTGCAGCACTGACAGTGAGCACTCACAATATCTGAGCCCACATGGACGTCACACCCACACCGATGCGTCTGTACCTCTCTGACTGTTATGAAGACTGTGTGACGGAGCTTTGTTCACACGTTGAACTTGTAAGATCGTCTTAGCTTCATCTCACTGCACACCCTCAGCTGTCTGCGACGACCTGACAGGTGACAGGAAGCCTCAAGCTTTATGACTCTCTCTGACTGCACACTCATGCTGTCACTGCACgctgtgttattgttttaaGGATCATTCAGACTACCTTAAAGCCTCTTTACAGTGAATAGTACACAAACAGCATCCGGTTTGAACTGTAACCATGAACACAAGCCACCAACACTGGGCTGTGTTGATGATAAAAGCTCTCTGAGGGGATTTAACAATGTTTAACCTCCATGTTTGATCAGAGATACAACACTTCAGAGCAGGATGTCGAGCtgtgagctctgacttcctttcAAACGTTTGTTTCTTGTTCCAAGTCTTTGTTTATTCACGACATTCTTAAGATTAAATGATTTCTAGTTGAAGTCTTTAGCTCCTCAAAGAGCCTCAGAGGAAATCAGAGATGCTGCTTGTTTCTGTGCAGAAGAAACGAATGTGCTTTGGTTGTTACGCACTCATGGTGCTCCTACATGAGACTGATTTTGATCTACTCATGAAGAAATTGTATACAAGccacaaaaatcaacaaaaggCCCTGTGATTGGTGGTTTTCCTCCGATGTcaatcagctgtcaatcaaaggaaGAAAACTCCACTGAAGCTTCATTTCCCTGCAGGTTTTAAATCCATGTTTATGctcaatatttaaaaagttatgtACAAAATTCATGtccaaatatatataaaaatacatattttcaataaaaaatacaaaaaatgagaCTGTGTTTTGATTGCTGTGAAGTGTTTACAGAGCAACAGTCTGCAGGTCATTCTGAGTGAAAGCTATTTCAAACATTATAAACTtccaataaaaaatatgaagtttgtctgttgttttatgGACATTGTTAGCATCAGAGCTCACTGCTATTATGTCAATGAAAGTAAAATATGGTTGTCATGGCTACATAACATAAACACCAACAGAGAGAGTGATCTGAAGACAAACAGCTCACACCCTGACTGTACACAGAGCTAAAGGAACCACTCCGTGATGCAGAC
The genomic region above belongs to Notolabrus celidotus isolate fNotCel1 chromosome 2, fNotCel1.pri, whole genome shotgun sequence and contains:
- the LOC117807673 gene encoding growth arrest and DNA damage-inducible protein GADD45 beta-like, whose product is MTLEEVVGSNSAEKKMETVSQALEELLVATQKQDCLTVGVYESAKLMNVDPDSVVLCVLATDEEDEDDIALQIHFTLLQAFCCDNDINILRVSGMRRLAQVLEEDTKDSNGNEPRDLHCILVTNPPVQPLQSSALQSISSFCEESRCRNQWVPCLDLQDR